TTCCTGAAGGTAGCTACTATTAAAAAATATTTAAATTATAATTCTTTTAAAGGTTTATGTTATTATTATATTAGTAATTTATACTAAATAATATTGAATATAAAGGAGAATTATAATGGATAAAGTAATTAGGATTTTAAAAAGTTTTAATTTTAACGAATCTGAGGCAAAAGCGTATATTACACTGTTTCAACATGGTCCTTGTTCAGGTTATGAGTTAAGTAAGATGTCTGGTATTTCACGTTCTAAAATATACAATATTTTAGAATCATTATTTCAAAAAGGTTATGTATCGAATACCCAAGACGGAAAAGTTCTTTTATATAGATCAGAACCAATTGAACATATTTCTAGATTAATAAAGACTTCTGTAGAAGATGGATTAGATATGCTTCAAGAAAGTATGTCTAACTTTGAAAAAACTATAGATAGTGAACAAATATGGAATATAAAAGGATATGAAAATATTATAAATAAATGCATAGATTTAATAGAATCTTCAAAAAAAGAAATCCTAATTCAAGTTTGGAGTGACGATTTAACTGATCGTTTAGAAGAAATTATTGTAAAAAAACAAAAAGAACTCGGCCGAGTTTTAGTAATAATCTATGATTCAGAAGATAATTACAACACTAAAATTAAAAAATTCTATAAACATGGTTTTGAAAAAAATAAAATTGCAGATACAGGAAGTAGATGGATTACAATTACTATAGACTCTGAAGAGATGTTACACGCATCTATTAAAAACTATAACGTGGCAAAAGGTATCTATACAAAGAATAAAGGCATGGTATTTTTTGCAAATGAATACGTAAAACATGATGCATATTGTCTTAGATTAATAGATGCATTAGGTGATAAAGTAAAAGATGTTTTTGGAGAGAATATGGAGGGGATCCGAGATGTATTTGCTATAAATTAGGAGGATTATAATGGTATTAAATATTATTTTAACACTAATTGTTTTAGTAAATGGAACTTTTGCAGTAAAATTCATTAAGAATTTACTTGCTAATAAAAATGAGGCAATGAATGAACCTGGAAATCCTATTGCGATGGCAATTTCTTCATTCACACTTTTTTTTCTATCAACTTTTGGAATATCAGATTTTGCAATATCCACTGTATTATATAGAAAGTTAAAATGGACCAGTGATAAGAAATTACCAGGTACATTAAATACACAATGTGTTATACCTGTTGCAGTTATGGCTTTATCATATATTTCATCAATAAGTGTAGAACTTAAAACATTAATAATAGCTATATTAGCTCAAGTTTTAGGTGCTTATATAGGCCCTAGATTCGTGGTCAAAATGAATGTTGATGTAATCAAAAAGTTTATATCTGTAGGTCTTTTAATTGCTGCTGGACTTATATTAATGGGCAAATTTGGAGTATATCCTTCAGGAGGTAATGAAGTAGGTTTAGCAGGATTCAAATTAATATCTTTAGGTATTTTATCTTTTGTTTTTGGAGCACTTAATAATGTGGGAATAGGTTCATATGCACTAACTATGGCTACTGTTTATGCTTTAGGATTAAATCCTGGTGTGGCTTTCCCTATAATGATGGGAGCTTGTACTTTCTCAGTTCCAGTAGGGAGTATGCAATTTGTTAAATACGAATCATATTCAAGAAAAATAACATTATTTACTTCTATATTCGGTTCTATTGGGGTTTTAGTTGCTGCATTTATTGTTAAGAGTATGAATGTTTCTATGCTTCAATGGTTAGTAGTTGCAGTATTAATATATAGTGCCATAACAATGATTTCTGATATAAGAAAAGCTGAAAAAAGTGATGTTAAAGTCACAGCATAATTATATATAATTTATATTTTAAAAAGGATGTGTTTATTATTAAAGTTGTTGTTTTAAAAGATCATGATATTGAAAATGTATTTTCTATGAAAGATGCAATCAAAGCAGATAAAGATGCTTTAGAATTTTATTCAAAGGGAGAAACTTCTATACCTTTAAGAACTAATATAAGTGTAGATGAGCAAAATGGACAAAGCCTCTATATGCCAGGTTATGTATCTGGTGCAAATGCTTTAGGTGTGAAAATTGTTTCTGTATATCCAGATAATATTGAAAAAAAATTAAACTCTGTACCTGCAACAATGATACTTCTAAATAATGAAACTGGAGAAGTTTGTTCAATAATGGATGGCACCTATTTAACAAGAGTTAGAACTGGTGCAGTTTCAGGTGCTGCAACTGATGTGTTAGCAAGAAAAGACTCTAAGATTTTCACCATTTTTGGTACAGGTGGACAAGCAGAGGGACAACTTGAAGCTGTATTGGAAGTTAGAAATATTGAAGAAGTTAGAGTGTTTGATATAAGCAAAGATCGTGCTATAGAATTTGCTAATAGGATGTCTGAAAAATTTGCTGAGAAATTTAATGTTAAAATTTTTGCAGTTGATAGCTCAGATGAAGCAGTAAAAGATGCTGATATTATTACATGTGTTACAACTTCAAAAAAGCCTGTTTTTGATGGTAAACTTATCAAAAAAGGTGCTCACATAAATGGTGTTGGTTCATATACTCCAGATATGCAAGAAATTGATGCATATATTTTGAAGAACTCTGATAAAGTATATGTAGATACAAGAGATGGAGTCTTAAATGAAAGTGGAGATTTTATAATACCTATAAAAGAAAATAAATTCTCAGAAAGTGATATAACTGGAGAACTAGGTGAAGTAATAATGGGCAAAGTTCCATCTAGAACTAATGATGAAGAAATTACTTTATTTAAAACAGTTGGTAGTGGAGTATTAGATGTTGTAACTGCAAGAAGAATATATGAAAAAGCCTTAGAAAAAGGAATTGGAAGTATTATAGAATTTTAATAATTTAACACCTCTGAAATATTTCAGAGGTGTTAAATTATATTTATATATTTTCATTATTTATCTTTTGAGACTTTTTTCTTAAAAACTCCCATTTAGTTTCTGCAGTGATAATTCCAACAAAAATAATAGCACTACCTATAACCATTTTAATTGTAAATAATTCTCCCAATAAAAGAATTGAAAAAAGAGTTCCAAATACAGCTTCCAAACTAAGTATAATAGCAGTATGAGTTGAGGTTGTATATTTCTGTGCTATATTTTGTATTAAGAAAGCTATTAATGTGCTAACTCCTCCTAGATAAAGTACAGTAAACCAACCTTGTCCACTTATATCTAAATTTATAGGCTCAAACGGTATTGCAAGAATGATAGAAAATATTGCTGCAAAAATAAATTGTAATATTGTAAGTACTATAGGGTCATGTTTTTTTGCAAAATGACCTATTGATGTAATATGTGCTGCAAAAAGTAATGCACATAAAAGTGTAAGTAAATCACCACTATTTAATGCAACTCCACCTTCAAGAGTCAAAAATCCTATCCCTACAAGTGTTATAAAAGTAGCTAATATCTCAAGATTATGTGGCTTTCTTTTACTTATAAACCAAAAAAGAAAAGGAACCATTACTACATTTGTAGCAGTTAGAAACGCTTGCTTGCTAGCTGTAGTAAATTGTAAGCCTACTGTTTGTGCTGCAAATGCTGAAAATAAAAAACTACCTATTATAGCACCCGCTATTATATCACTTTTATTTACAGTTTTAAGCTTTTTAAAAAATACTACACTCATTAAAATAGAAGCTATAATAAATCTCATAGCATTCATAAAAAGTGGTGTCATATTATCTAATCCATTTTTAGTTACAACAAATCCACTACCCCATATAATGGCAACTAATACTAATGCCATATCTGCATATAAACTTTTTTTCTTATCTAATTTTACCACTACATCACCTCTTTATATTTAAGTTATAATTACATTATAGTCCATATAATATAAAAGGTAAATGAGAAAAAAGATATAAAATACCCTTAAGAATATTATTCTTAAGGGTAAATATTAATTAAATATACTATTAAAAAATTCTTTTATAGCATCTATTATCTTTCCAATAAATGATCTTGCTTCTGGGTTTTCATCTAATGCTTTATCAATCTTGTCGCCTAAACCTTTAATTTGATTTTTTATTTCATTTAAATCTAAATCAAGTCCAGATATCTTGTCCATTAATTTTGATATATCATCAATTTGTTCCTGAGTTAAGTTTATATTTAATTCATTTGCCTTATCTTCTACTACTTCTTTTATTTCATTTATATTTGTAATATTATTATTTATAATATAAATTTTAATCTCATTTATTAATTCTGTTGCCTTTTCTTTTCCTATATTCTCATCTTTACCTAATTCTGAAGTTTTTGCTAATTCCTCTGATGCTATTTCTTTTTCTTCTTCAGATATTTTTTCACCTGATAAATCTTCAAATGCCTTTATTATACCAGTAAGAGCTGCTGTGCCTGTAACTTTCATAGGACTATTTACCATTACTTTAGCATCTTTTATTCCTACTGTCACTAAAGCATTTTTATACATTTCATTAGTTACCCATGTAATATTATTACTATCTACTTCAATACCTGCACCGTCTTCAAGTTTTTCAACATAAACAGAAGACAATGCTCTAGTACCTATTATACTTTCATCAATATGTTCTAAAAAGTATTTTCTTTCTTCTTCATTTGTCACTTCAATAACTCTTACATCTTCACCTACTCCAAAGTATTCTTTCATTTCTTCTTTTTGTTTATCAGTTAAATCTTCTCCAATACTTACTACATTTTCACCCACTACTGCATCAGCAAAACCAAAAGATGATATAGCAAATATAGATATTAAAAGTATAGACATTATTTTCTTAATCATAAAAACACTCCTTTTAACTTGTTAAATGTATTATACCATATTGATAATATTTTAATCTATATTTGTAGTTATAATGAAATATGTTATTAATATTACAAAATTAAATTTTCATTAGTTTCTGATAATTCATGATAAATACTGTTTATATATGGTATAATTTTGTAAAGAAGGTATTGTATATGAAAAAATATGGTGCTCTTATAGGATTATCTAGCTTATCATTAATTGAATTTATATTTTATCTAAATAGTGGTAGGGATGATTTAGAGTCATTCTTTTTGATTTGGGCTATAGTTTGGTTATCCATTATACTGTTTGGGCTTGTAAATAATTTTCAAAATAACAATACATACAATACAGCAAGTCCTATGGGTAACCCCTATGACTTTCTCGTTAATTCACGATTAAAAGTAAAATCTAAAACATCTAAAATTTCATTTACATTAGTTTTGATGTTAATATTTTTATTCGGACTTAATTTACTTGGATATTTGATTTTTATGTAATATAAATGCTAGTTCTAAATTAGAACTAGCATTTATTATTTATTTAAGTCTTTCAAATAATATATTATTTTCCAAATGAATATGCTCAAATAAATCTTTTTCTATAGCTTCAATTTTTTCAAAAGTTATTCTATATGTGTTACAACCATCTTCTGGAACTTTAAATCCATCTGTTATTTTTCTCATTTCTTTTAATATATCTCCTGCTGCCTCATGTTCTGATTCTGTTTCTTCTAATACTTTAAAAGCTTTTTTTCTATTTTCTTCTGTAGGATCTTTTTCATATTGTTTAATCATAGGGAATAATAATTCTTCTTCTTTTATTAAATGCTCTTCTATTTCAGCTTTTAAGTTATTAAATAATCTGTGTAATTTTGATAATTCAGTTCCATGTGATACATAATGCACTTTTAATATTTTTGAAAGTAATTCCTGTGTAATAGGCATTTCTTCTTTCATAAATGTATGATGCTTATTTACAATATAATCTATTTGTTCACTCATAGTTTTTTCTTTGAAGTTGTCACTACTTTCTAATTCATCTTTCATCTTTTCATATCCACTATTCAATCTATCTAATAATTCATATTCATTTAAATCTTTTTCTTCTATAGCAACACTAAGTGGTCTGTCTCCACCACAACAAAAATCTATTTCATAATCCATAAATATATTTGTAGCTCCTGGAAAAATTGTTGCTATTTCACCTATTCTTTGCTCTTTATTTATTATTTTATTCATTGATATTACCTCCTTATTTATTAGGTGTAAAACTACAATATCCTATTTCATCACATCTATTCTTCATTTCATCCCAAGTATCTACTTTTTCTATTGATTCTAAAGCTGTAGGATATAATATATAATTTTCTTTGAATATATGATCCCTTAGATTAAAAACTATATATTTAGATACTTCATCTAACTTGATTTTAAATTCTTCAAAGTCCATATTTTCTACATTATGAGAAATTTCTTTTAATAAGTTTTTTCTTTCCCTCAAATTATCATGTTCCATTCTCATAATTCTAGTTGGTCCTGTAATCTCTCTATCTTCCATTTCTAAAAATAATACTTCTTCTTCTCTTTGATGATGCTTTTCCGCATCTAATATATTAATTGATAACTGTCTTAACTTTTTAAACTCTTCTCTATCTTTACTATAATTAGTCATTTCTTGTACTTTTAAATTTAATCTATCTAACTCTGTTAAGAATTCTAATATACTGTCATGTTCACTTATCAATGTTTCTAATACATGGCCTTCATCTATTTTTAACTTGAGTTTTTCTAATTCATCTTTTAACACTTCCATATGAATATCACATAAATGTCTTAAATCTTCTGGTTTCATTCCTTTATCAATCAATTTTTGCTCAGCTATTGATAATTCTAAAGGATTAATATTTTTAACTAATTCTAATGCTTCATTTCTTAATTCAGGAGTTATATTTCCTTTATTAAGCTTTTCTAATATATTTGATAATTTATCTATTTTATTCACTATAATCACTCTCCTTAACTTACTAACATATCTTTTATTACTCGTGTAGAAGCTTTCACTTCTTCTATATTTTCCTTATCTGGATTAAATTTTACTCTTATTGGAAACTTGATATTATCCATACCCGTTGTTTTAATTACATATGAACTATCTACTAATTTTATATTTGTATCTTGTAAATAGTCTTTTATAACTTCTACTGCTTCTCCACTCCATCCATAAGATCCAAATGCAATACCTAATTTTTCTTCTAAATTCATATATTTTAATATTTTTAATACTTTTTCTATGCCACCTACCATATCTGCATATCTTGTAGAACTTCCAAAGAAAATAGCATCAGAACTCTTAATTTTTTCTTTTACATCATCTATATCTACATTTTCTTTTATATTCATCATTTCTGTTTTTATTCCTTGTAATTCTAGTTCTTCAGCTATATGTTTTGATATTCTCTTTGTATTTCCTGTCATTGTAGAAAAAAGTATAAGTGCATTTTTATCTTTATTTGGTTTGCTCATTTCATCATACAGATCAATATATTTCTTAGGCTTATCCCTTAAAACATATCCATGGGATGGAGCTATTATATCTATATCAAGTTTTCTAATTTTTTCTATCATATCTTGAACATATGGTCTATGAGGATGCATAATCAAACTATAATAAACTTTAAAATCTTCTGTAATATCCTCAGGAGCTAAGTCATTAAATAATTTATCAGTAGCTATATGAGTGCTGAATATATCACAAGGATATAATACTTTATCTTCCACTGAATAAGTTATCATTGTTTCTTCTGTATGAAGGAAAGGTGTTTCAAAGAATTTAAGTGTCTTGCCTCCTATATCCAAAGTATCTCCATCTTTTATAATCATGAATTTTTTATGGTGAAGTTTATACATTTCCTTAAGTTCTTCTGCCCCTAGCTCTGTTGTAACTATTGTAGCTTGTTTAGCTTTATTAATTAATGCTGGTAATCCTCCAGAATGATCTGGCTCAACATGATTTATAACTATATACTGTATTTTTTCTAATTCTATATAATCTTTTAACTCTTCAACAAAATTTCTTCCAAAACTTATATCTACTGTATCTATAATTGTTGGTTTTTCAGTATCTAAAAAATAACTATTATAAGTTGTTCCTTTTTCTAATGTTAATCTATGAAAAGGTACCTTTCTGTCATCTACATATCCTACCCAATATGAATTTTTAGCTATTAATTTATCGTTCATTATAATACCTCCTAGAGTTTTTTCTCTGTATCTTTAATTACATTATAATGGAGGATAAAATATAAATCTGTGATAAATATCAAAATCCCGATAAAATTACTCGGGATTAAAATAAAAGTTGTTTTAACGCAAAAAAACTAATATCTTTAATTAGATATCAGTTTTCATATTATTAATCTTTCTCTTTTGTCCTTTTCGAAAAAAATTATTTGATAATCTAGATGTTGATAGTATATACATCCATATCATAAAAATAGCTGATTCTTTGTCAAGTAATATTTTACTTAATAAAAAATACATGGCTAAAATAGAAATAGTATTGTTAAAAAAATATAGAACCTTACTTTTATAATTTTTAATATAATTACTAATTAAGAGAATTACCATATATAATATGCTTCCTGTCCATGATATTAACCAAGAATTTCCATGATTATAATGTGATGAAGTAGAAAGCAGGATTATACCCAATATGATGATTGTAATAAAAATCATTATTTTGATTATTGGCTTCATAATGTAATCCTCCTTCAAATTATTATATGCTTAATTTTGTACGGCTAGTATACATTGTGACTCCCTTATATCTTGTAAATTATATGTATATATAATTTAAATACCCTGCAATAAATGCTGCTTGTAATTTTTTAATATTATCTTTAAAATGAACATGATCTGAATAAATATCTACCCCCAAATTTTTAGTAAAATTATATATGTCTATGTATGGTATGTTGTATTCTTTCATTAT
The Senegalia massiliensis genome window above contains:
- a CDS encoding TrmB family transcriptional regulator, with amino-acid sequence MDKVIRILKSFNFNESEAKAYITLFQHGPCSGYELSKMSGISRSKIYNILESLFQKGYVSNTQDGKVLLYRSEPIEHISRLIKTSVEDGLDMLQESMSNFEKTIDSEQIWNIKGYENIINKCIDLIESSKKEILIQVWSDDLTDRLEEIIVKKQKELGRVLVIIYDSEDNYNTKIKKFYKHGFEKNKIADTGSRWITITIDSEEMLHASIKNYNVAKGIYTKNKGMVFFANEYVKHDAYCLRLIDALGDKVKDVFGENMEGIRDVFAIN
- a CDS encoding sulfite exporter TauE/SafE family protein, with amino-acid sequence MVLNIILTLIVLVNGTFAVKFIKNLLANKNEAMNEPGNPIAMAISSFTLFFLSTFGISDFAISTVLYRKLKWTSDKKLPGTLNTQCVIPVAVMALSYISSISVELKTLIIAILAQVLGAYIGPRFVVKMNVDVIKKFISVGLLIAAGLILMGKFGVYPSGGNEVGLAGFKLISLGILSFVFGALNNVGIGSYALTMATVYALGLNPGVAFPIMMGACTFSVPVGSMQFVKYESYSRKITLFTSIFGSIGVLVAAFIVKSMNVSMLQWLVVAVLIYSAITMISDIRKAEKSDVKVTA
- a CDS encoding ornithine cyclodeaminase family protein, with amino-acid sequence MFIIKVVVLKDHDIENVFSMKDAIKADKDALEFYSKGETSIPLRTNISVDEQNGQSLYMPGYVSGANALGVKIVSVYPDNIEKKLNSVPATMILLNNETGEVCSIMDGTYLTRVRTGAVSGAATDVLARKDSKIFTIFGTGGQAEGQLEAVLEVRNIEEVRVFDISKDRAIEFANRMSEKFAEKFNVKIFAVDSSDEAVKDADIITCVTTSKKPVFDGKLIKKGAHINGVGSYTPDMQEIDAYILKNSDKVYVDTRDGVLNESGDFIIPIKENKFSESDITGELGEVIMGKVPSRTNDEEITLFKTVGSGVLDVVTARRIYEKALEKGIGSIIEF
- a CDS encoding DMT family transporter, with amino-acid sequence MVKLDKKKSLYADMALVLVAIIWGSGFVVTKNGLDNMTPLFMNAMRFIIASILMSVVFFKKLKTVNKSDIIAGAIIGSFLFSAFAAQTVGLQFTTASKQAFLTATNVVMVPFLFWFISKRKPHNLEILATFITLVGIGFLTLEGGVALNSGDLLTLLCALLFAAHITSIGHFAKKHDPIVLTILQFIFAAIFSIILAIPFEPINLDISGQGWFTVLYLGGVSTLIAFLIQNIAQKYTTSTHTAIILSLEAVFGTLFSILLLGELFTIKMVIGSAIIFVGIITAETKWEFLRKKSQKINNENI
- a CDS encoding DUF1002 domain-containing protein: MIKKIMSILLISIFAISSFGFADAVVGENVVSIGEDLTDKQKEEMKEYFGVGEDVRVIEVTNEEERKYFLEHIDESIIGTRALSSVYVEKLEDGAGIEVDSNNITWVTNEMYKNALVTVGIKDAKVMVNSPMKVTGTAALTGIIKAFEDLSGEKISEEEKEIASEELAKTSELGKDENIGKEKATELINEIKIYIINNNITNINEIKEVVEDKANELNINLTQEQIDDISKLMDKISGLDLDLNEIKNQIKGLGDKIDKALDENPEARSFIGKIIDAIKEFFNSIFN
- the ric gene encoding iron-sulfur cluster repair di-iron protein produces the protein MNKIINKEQRIGEIATIFPGATNIFMDYEIDFCCGGDRPLSVAIEEKDLNEYELLDRLNSGYEKMKDELESSDNFKEKTMSEQIDYIVNKHHTFMKEEMPITQELLSKILKVHYVSHGTELSKLHRLFNNLKAEIEEHLIKEEELLFPMIKQYEKDPTEENRKKAFKVLEETESEHEAAGDILKEMRKITDGFKVPEDGCNTYRITFEKIEAIEKDLFEHIHLENNILFERLK
- a CDS encoding DUF438 domain-containing protein, which gives rise to MNKIDKLSNILEKLNKGNITPELRNEALELVKNINPLELSIAEQKLIDKGMKPEDLRHLCDIHMEVLKDELEKLKLKIDEGHVLETLISEHDSILEFLTELDRLNLKVQEMTNYSKDREEFKKLRQLSINILDAEKHHQREEEVLFLEMEDREITGPTRIMRMEHDNLRERKNLLKEISHNVENMDFEEFKIKLDEVSKYIVFNLRDHIFKENYILYPTALESIEKVDTWDEMKNRCDEIGYCSFTPNK
- a CDS encoding FprA family A-type flavoprotein translates to MMNDKLIAKNSYWVGYVDDRKVPFHRLTLEKGTTYNSYFLDTEKPTIIDTVDISFGRNFVEELKDYIELEKIQYIVINHVEPDHSGGLPALINKAKQATIVTTELGAEELKEMYKLHHKKFMIIKDGDTLDIGGKTLKFFETPFLHTEETMITYSVEDKVLYPCDIFSTHIATDKLFNDLAPEDITEDFKVYYSLIMHPHRPYVQDMIEKIRKLDIDIIAPSHGYVLRDKPKKYIDLYDEMSKPNKDKNALILFSTMTGNTKRISKHIAEELELQGIKTEMMNIKENVDIDDVKEKIKSSDAIFFGSSTRYADMVGGIEKVLKILKYMNLEEKLGIAFGSYGWSGEAVEVIKDYLQDTNIKLVDSSYVIKTTGMDNIKFPIRVKFNPDKENIEEVKASTRVIKDMLVS